In Leptospira stimsonii, the following proteins share a genomic window:
- the hisF gene encoding imidazole glycerol phosphate synthase subunit HisF gives MRKVRLIARLDIKGPNLIKGIHLEGLRVIGSPSEYAIRYYEQGADELIYMDCVASLYGRNNLSDIVKNAAHNVFVPITVGGGIRSVEDVTHLLRCGADKVAINTAAVANPNLISDVARRFGSQCMVLSVEAKEVGAGKWEVYTDNGRERSGLDVIEWIKRGVSLGAGEILLTSIDREGTRKGFDIPLISAVTKDVTVPVIASGGMGKPEDLIDAVKLGEADGVAMADILHYDRSTIGIIRKTAEQANIEVRHYENT, from the coding sequence ATGAGAAAGGTAAGATTAATCGCGCGCTTAGATATCAAAGGACCAAATTTGATAAAAGGGATTCACTTGGAAGGTCTTCGTGTGATTGGATCTCCGAGTGAATATGCTATACGTTACTATGAACAAGGTGCGGATGAACTAATCTATATGGATTGTGTGGCAAGTCTTTACGGTAGAAATAACTTGAGTGATATAGTAAAAAATGCCGCACACAATGTTTTTGTTCCGATTACCGTGGGTGGCGGAATTCGTTCAGTAGAGGACGTTACTCATCTACTTCGGTGTGGAGCGGATAAAGTCGCAATAAATACTGCGGCCGTTGCGAATCCAAATTTGATCAGTGATGTTGCGAGACGTTTTGGAAGTCAATGTATGGTACTATCCGTCGAGGCAAAAGAAGTAGGTGCCGGAAAGTGGGAAGTTTATACAGACAATGGCCGAGAGCGTTCCGGTCTTGATGTAATCGAATGGATCAAACGAGGTGTTTCACTGGGTGCAGGTGAAATTCTTTTGACTTCTATCGATCGGGAAGGAACTCGAAAAGGATTTGATATCCCACTTATAAGTGCGGTCACAAAAGACGTAACTGTTCCAGTAATCGCGAGCGGAGGAATGGGCAAGCCGGAAGATCTAATTGACGCGGTGAAACTTGGCGAAGCGGACGGCGTAGCAATGGCTGATATTCTTCATTATGATCGATCGACAATTGGCATTATTCGCAAAACGGCAGAGCAGGCAAATATAGAAGTGAGACATTATGAAAATACCTGA
- a CDS encoding ABC transporter ATP-binding protein translates to MKNENLKILLFRLWQHLTPRRHKQYAFLLALVVFASFAEVMSIGAIIPFLGILTSPGQIFQLASVQAVAKYFHLQKPEDLVLPVTGIFAFAAIVAGGTRLILLWVSTRLSYATGADLSISVYHKTLFQPYIAHAQRNSSEVISGILGKANGLVSYTILPVVNIISGLFILVSILITLIAFDPLVSISAFIGMGFIYAIIGYTAKDRLVKNGKVLSEEYSKVVKILQEGLGGIRDVLIEGNQQAYCDLYQSSEQKLRKAYADNNFTAYGPRFLMEALGMVLIAAFACFLFRSENGISGALPFLGSMALGAQRLLPVVQLGYQSWTSLRSSKSLLTDVLDLLDQKLPDYAFLPKPNPLPFSKSILIKDLEFRYEENGSLALKEINLEILKGQRIGIVGHTGSGKSTFLDIFMGLLEPNAGFISVDGRIIQSELTRSWQANIAHVPQSIFLADTSIAENIAFGIPLKDIDMEKVKLAAEQAQIADHIETLKEGYLSFVGERGIRLSGGQRQRIGIARALYKNSSVIVFDEATSALDSETEKAVMDSIDGLRKDLTILMIAHRLTTVQNCDLIVELKNGSIYRKGTFAELYQSAPTQ, encoded by the coding sequence ATGAAGAATGAAAATCTAAAAATCCTATTGTTCAGACTTTGGCAACACTTGACTCCGCGTCGGCATAAGCAATACGCATTTTTACTTGCGTTAGTCGTTTTTGCCTCGTTTGCGGAAGTGATGAGCATTGGAGCTATTATTCCTTTTTTAGGAATTTTGACTTCACCTGGACAAATCTTTCAATTGGCTTCGGTTCAAGCGGTCGCGAAGTACTTTCATCTTCAAAAACCTGAGGATTTAGTCCTACCTGTAACCGGAATTTTTGCGTTTGCGGCGATCGTAGCAGGGGGTACTCGTCTAATTTTGCTATGGGTTAGTACCCGTTTGTCGTATGCTACTGGCGCTGATTTGAGCATCAGCGTATATCATAAAACGCTGTTTCAGCCATATATTGCTCATGCTCAACGAAACAGTAGTGAAGTTATTAGTGGAATATTAGGAAAAGCGAACGGGTTGGTTTCTTATACAATTCTTCCGGTAGTAAATATTATCAGCGGATTATTCATTCTTGTTTCCATTTTAATTACTTTGATTGCTTTCGATCCATTGGTCTCCATTTCCGCGTTTATTGGAATGGGATTCATTTATGCCATAATCGGTTATACTGCGAAAGACAGGCTTGTTAAAAACGGTAAAGTATTATCGGAAGAATATTCGAAAGTTGTTAAGATACTGCAAGAAGGTCTAGGTGGAATTCGAGATGTCTTGATTGAAGGAAATCAACAAGCCTATTGTGATCTCTATCAAAGTTCGGAACAAAAATTAAGAAAAGCATATGCAGACAATAACTTTACCGCGTATGGTCCTCGGTTCTTAATGGAAGCGTTAGGGATGGTTCTTATCGCGGCGTTTGCCTGCTTTTTGTTTCGTTCAGAAAATGGTATTTCGGGCGCACTCCCTTTTTTGGGCTCGATGGCTCTTGGGGCGCAAAGATTGTTACCGGTCGTTCAGCTTGGTTATCAATCCTGGACCAGTTTGAGAAGTAGTAAGAGCCTTTTGACCGACGTATTGGATTTATTAGATCAAAAACTTCCGGATTACGCTTTTTTACCGAAACCGAACCCATTGCCATTTTCAAAATCGATATTGATTAAAGATTTAGAATTTCGTTATGAAGAGAATGGATCATTGGCTCTGAAAGAAATAAATCTTGAAATTCTGAAAGGACAGAGAATTGGGATCGTGGGTCATACGGGAAGCGGTAAGAGTACCTTCTTAGATATTTTTATGGGATTACTCGAACCGAACGCAGGTTTTATATCAGTGGACGGGCGAATCATTCAATCCGAATTAACTCGTTCCTGGCAAGCGAATATCGCTCATGTTCCGCAGAGCATTTTTTTAGCGGATACAAGCATCGCGGAAAATATAGCATTCGGTATCCCCTTAAAGGATATTGATATGGAGAAGGTTAAACTTGCGGCAGAACAAGCTCAAATCGCTGATCATATTGAAACCTTAAAGGAAGGTTATTTGTCATTTGTTGGCGAGCGGGGAATTCGACTTTCCGGCGGACAGCGACAGCGAATCGGGATTGCTCGAGCACTTTACAAAAATTCCTCGGTTATCGTTTTTGATGAAGCTACAAGTGCTCTCGATTCGGAAACAGAAAAGGCAGTGATGGATTCTATCGACGGGCTTAGAAAGGATCTAACGATTCTAATGATCGCGCATAGATTGACTACGGTTCAAAATTGCGATCTGATTGTTGAACTGAAAAACGGGAGTATCTATAGAAAGGGGACTTTTGCGGAACTGTATCAATCTGCTCCTACACAATGA
- a CDS encoding SDR family oxidoreductase: protein MKDESVLITGASGLLGHYLCSFFKERNFKVTGISYGHSIQILGITEIQCDLNDHANFTKIVESVKPKYILHCAGLTNVDECEKNEVLATRIHVETSGLIAELSRTLSIKMIHISTDHLWDGSIANVTEDTPVSPLNVYGRTKWNAEVAVQKRNPDALIVRTNFFGVGLPWRKSFSDWIVGTLETGNVLNAFQDVYFTPISIPLLAELLLDSIEKNLFGIYHIVGRDRISKFEFAFKLAKVFGLSQELIHPIPYKNANLVAKRPMDMSLSVEKIERALQKKMPSLDQSLFSIRG, encoded by the coding sequence ATGAAAGATGAATCTGTTTTAATCACCGGCGCAAGCGGTCTTTTGGGTCACTATCTTTGTTCTTTTTTTAAGGAAAGGAATTTTAAAGTCACTGGCATTTCATACGGACATTCGATCCAAATTTTAGGAATCACTGAAATACAATGCGATCTAAATGATCATGCAAACTTTACGAAAATTGTGGAATCGGTAAAACCAAAATATATTCTTCATTGTGCCGGTTTGACTAACGTGGATGAATGTGAGAAAAATGAGGTTTTGGCTACTCGTATTCACGTGGAAACGAGCGGACTTATTGCCGAACTTTCTCGCACTCTTTCAATAAAGATGATACATATTTCAACAGATCATCTTTGGGATGGTTCGATCGCGAACGTAACGGAAGACACTCCAGTGTCTCCCTTAAATGTATACGGAAGAACGAAATGGAACGCTGAAGTAGCAGTCCAGAAAAGGAACCCGGATGCTTTGATTGTTCGAACTAATTTTTTTGGGGTCGGGCTCCCATGGAGAAAATCATTTTCAGATTGGATTGTCGGAACTTTAGAAACCGGCAATGTTCTGAACGCTTTTCAGGATGTTTATTTTACTCCAATTTCGATCCCTCTTTTAGCTGAACTTCTTCTGGATTCAATTGAGAAGAACCTTTTCGGAATTTATCACATAGTAGGTCGAGATAGGATTTCAAAATTTGAGTTTGCATTCAAGTTAGCCAAAGTTTTCGGACTTTCACAAGAATTGATTCATCCAATTCCATATAAGAATGCAAACCTTGTTGCAAAAAGACCCATGGATATGTCCCTAAGTGTAGAAAAAATCGAGAGAGCATTACAGAAAAAAATGCCTTCCTTGGACCAAAGTCTTTTTAGTATTCGCGGTTAA
- a CDS encoding Gfo/Idh/MocA family protein — protein sequence MRIGIIGVGRMGRRHIQAVRRLGWDLVGLYDVSKDSLNMAQSEFLIDSDKLFDDINLFFAHAKPECLIIATTADSHCKFTCLATENGVKFILVEKPMAVSLAECDRMIEACKRCGVKLAVNHQMRFMEQYTEPKRLFKTKEYDGLMSMTVVAGNFGFAMNGSHYFEAFRFLTEEDIAEVTAWFSPEIVANPRGPQFQDRAGSIRAVTTGGKRLYMEIGSDQGHGIRVVYACRNGMITINELDGDLIANVREEQYRDLPTSRYGMPSVDSRIKIAPCEVVDTSAAVLRSLINNENVISGEDGRRVIEVLVAAYQSAGNGNKVIHLKTGVDRSVVFPWA from the coding sequence TTGAGGATTGGGATTATCGGTGTCGGACGTATGGGTCGTCGTCATATTCAAGCGGTTCGGCGATTGGGTTGGGACTTGGTTGGGCTTTACGATGTAAGTAAGGATTCTTTGAATATGGCTCAGTCTGAGTTTTTGATCGATTCAGATAAACTTTTTGATGATATCAATCTTTTTTTTGCTCATGCAAAACCGGAATGCCTGATCATTGCAACGACCGCAGATTCTCATTGTAAATTTACCTGCCTTGCGACGGAGAATGGTGTGAAGTTTATTCTCGTTGAAAAACCGATGGCTGTTTCTCTCGCGGAGTGTGATCGGATGATCGAAGCGTGTAAACGGTGCGGAGTCAAGTTGGCGGTCAATCATCAGATGCGTTTTATGGAACAGTATACCGAGCCAAAGCGTCTCTTTAAAACAAAAGAATATGATGGATTAATGAGTATGACCGTTGTCGCAGGGAATTTCGGTTTTGCGATGAACGGCAGTCATTACTTTGAAGCATTTCGTTTTTTAACCGAAGAGGACATTGCCGAGGTCACGGCATGGTTTTCGCCAGAAATCGTCGCTAATCCGAGGGGACCTCAGTTTCAAGACCGTGCAGGTAGTATTCGAGCTGTAACGACTGGTGGAAAAAGACTCTACATGGAGATCGGTTCCGATCAAGGTCACGGAATTCGAGTAGTCTATGCCTGCAGAAATGGAATGATCACCATTAACGAACTTGACGGAGACTTAATTGCGAACGTTAGGGAAGAGCAGTACCGAGACCTCCCGACTAGTCGATACGGAATGCCTTCGGTAGATTCTCGGATTAAGATTGCTCCTTGCGAAGTCGTGGATACGAGTGCGGCAGTGTTGCGTTCTTTAATCAACAACGAGAATGTAATTAGTGGGGAAGATGGGCGTCGCGTCATTGAAGTTTTAGTTGCCGCATATCAATCCGCTGGAAATGGAAACAAAGTCATTCATCTCAAAACAGGGGTGGATCGCAGTGTTGTCTTCCCGTGGGCATAA
- a CDS encoding GDP-L-fucose synthase family protein, protein MEKNSKIYIAGIYGMVGSAIKRVLLEKGFENIVGHSSEELNLLRQEEVEKFYKGYRPDYVFIAAAKVGGIYANNTYPADFIYNNLQIQNNLIHSSYVYRVKKLLFLGSSCIYPKYAEQPIREDSLLTGLLEPTNEAYAIAKIAGVKMCEFYNKQFHTQFISAMPTNLYGIGDSYNAMNSHVLPALIRRFHEAKVAENKDVVMWGTGTPLREFLFVDDLADACVFLMNHYFADETINVGSGEEVSIRELAEIVKEVVGFAGEIVLDSSKPDGTPRKLLDSTKLHSLGWRAKTSLSEGIKVAYADFLSGNVRK, encoded by the coding sequence ATGGAAAAAAATAGTAAGATTTACATCGCGGGTATCTATGGAATGGTCGGTTCCGCTATCAAGCGAGTTCTCCTTGAAAAAGGTTTTGAAAATATCGTAGGGCATAGCTCGGAAGAGTTGAATCTTCTTCGCCAAGAAGAAGTAGAAAAGTTCTATAAAGGATATAGACCGGATTACGTTTTCATTGCTGCGGCCAAGGTTGGAGGTATTTATGCCAATAATACCTATCCCGCTGACTTTATCTATAATAACCTTCAAATTCAAAACAACTTGATTCATTCTTCTTACGTCTATCGAGTAAAAAAACTTCTGTTTCTCGGTTCCTCATGTATTTATCCTAAGTATGCGGAACAGCCGATTCGCGAAGACTCTTTGCTAACAGGTCTCTTGGAGCCAACCAATGAGGCCTATGCGATCGCTAAGATTGCCGGTGTAAAAATGTGCGAATTTTATAACAAACAGTTTCACACTCAGTTTATCTCTGCAATGCCTACGAATTTATATGGAATTGGGGATAGCTATAATGCAATGAATTCTCATGTTTTGCCTGCTTTAATTCGGCGTTTCCATGAAGCAAAGGTAGCAGAAAATAAAGACGTCGTCATGTGGGGCACCGGTACCCCACTTCGGGAATTCTTGTTTGTCGATGATTTGGCCGATGCTTGTGTCTTTCTTATGAATCACTACTTTGCAGATGAAACCATTAATGTTGGTAGCGGGGAAGAGGTCAGTATTCGCGAGTTAGCCGAAATCGTAAAAGAGGTGGTTGGTTTTGCTGGAGAGATCGTCTTGGACTCTTCTAAGCCGGATGGTACTCCGCGTAAGCTTTTGGATTCAACAAAGTTGCATTCGCTAGGTTGGAGAGCTAAAACATCCTTAAGTGAAGGAATTAAAGTTGCTTATGCTGATTTTTTGAGCGGAAACGTTAGGAAGTAG
- a CDS encoding carbamoyltransferase family protein translates to MYILGIKSSGHDTGAALITDRSGSVELSAISEARLNRRKHSYSYPLLSIRYVMDHFELKSLDEIDLICIDRHGELWPEKNSQFGRLSARNQRPHQYDFDARFNYLIEQSIRFPKEKVLYINHIDAHAASTYYVSGFEEASILTIEGGIGNYIGKGKDISIIDRTGYGGDEYQNGKITHSTKVSWPPHRQNISNLYDLITSKLGLDKFAAGKTMALAAFRDRFPQKNYLNIPKDRHDGFMSDYTDLVNRLGVEVRSFVATSKATKDVELQDEYWVNIAREAQDALEEDVLYLAKLAANKSNSRNLCLAGGVALSCVTNRKILDLGLFDNVFVQPAASDEGIPLGCALWGYYKVMHGTAPAKMEHAYLGSANQSETIPALLDKYKFVGRKVSSEDVAKVLANGSIIGRISGASEYGPRALGNRSILADPRIANMLEVVNTQIKHRERFRPFAPSCHADKQNRYFDIPCPSPFMLMACAVYPDARSKIPAVIHVDGSSRVQSVTPSQNKAYYDLIEEFGKLSGVYTLLNTSFNDDGEPIVENYEDALLSFVRTGLHFLYMEDYLVERPSPEACAKLREELSVHIKRRVENEYAIAVSTFCNEELYKKLDSSIDHFTFSDLLTNMVHFVRRSKRLTFNTYGSKGLNQLLKKGINRLSRVARHGRSGIVSRLATLPMLSLYSLYRLFFINKNKD, encoded by the coding sequence ATGTACATTTTAGGTATTAAATCTAGCGGCCATGACACTGGAGCCGCATTGATAACGGATCGTTCTGGGTCGGTCGAACTTTCGGCAATTTCAGAAGCGAGGTTGAACCGTCGGAAACATTCTTATTCTTATCCACTTTTGTCTATTCGTTATGTGATGGATCATTTCGAATTAAAATCTCTGGATGAAATCGATTTGATTTGTATCGATAGACATGGTGAACTTTGGCCGGAAAAGAATTCTCAATTTGGACGGCTCTCGGCAAGAAATCAACGTCCTCATCAATATGACTTCGATGCTCGTTTTAACTATTTGATTGAACAATCTATTCGATTCCCGAAGGAAAAAGTGCTTTATATCAATCATATAGACGCGCACGCGGCAAGTACCTATTACGTATCGGGTTTTGAAGAGGCATCGATCTTAACGATTGAGGGTGGTATTGGAAACTATATCGGAAAAGGAAAAGATATTTCTATCATAGATAGAACTGGGTATGGAGGAGATGAATACCAAAATGGAAAGATTACTCACAGCACAAAAGTAAGTTGGCCTCCTCATAGACAAAATATATCAAATCTTTATGATTTAATCACGAGTAAGTTAGGTCTGGATAAATTTGCGGCGGGAAAGACGATGGCGCTTGCGGCCTTTCGCGATCGTTTTCCTCAGAAAAACTATCTGAACATTCCGAAAGATCGACATGATGGTTTCATGTCTGATTATACTGATTTAGTAAATAGACTGGGAGTGGAGGTTAGATCATTCGTCGCCACTTCAAAAGCAACAAAAGACGTCGAACTTCAGGACGAATATTGGGTGAATATTGCTAGAGAGGCTCAAGATGCGCTTGAGGAAGATGTCCTGTATCTTGCGAAACTCGCGGCAAATAAATCGAACTCGAGAAACCTTTGTTTGGCGGGCGGGGTTGCGCTTTCATGCGTTACCAATAGAAAAATACTGGATCTAGGTCTTTTTGATAACGTTTTCGTTCAGCCGGCGGCTTCAGATGAAGGAATCCCCTTGGGTTGTGCGTTATGGGGTTATTACAAAGTTATGCATGGAACGGCGCCAGCGAAAATGGAACACGCATATCTTGGATCGGCGAATCAATCCGAAACAATTCCTGCTCTTTTGGATAAGTATAAGTTTGTTGGTCGCAAGGTTAGTTCTGAGGATGTGGCGAAAGTTCTCGCAAATGGAAGCATTATCGGTAGAATTTCCGGCGCTTCCGAATACGGACCGAGGGCGTTAGGGAATAGAAGCATTCTCGCGGATCCTAGGATTGCGAATATGTTAGAAGTTGTTAATACCCAGATTAAGCATAGGGAAAGGTTTCGTCCTTTTGCGCCGTCTTGCCACGCCGATAAACAAAATCGATATTTTGATATTCCTTGCCCTAGTCCGTTTATGCTGATGGCTTGTGCCGTTTATCCGGATGCAAGGTCTAAGATTCCGGCAGTTATTCACGTAGATGGAAGTAGTCGGGTTCAATCAGTAACTCCTAGTCAAAATAAAGCATATTATGATTTAATTGAGGAGTTCGGAAAACTTTCCGGCGTATATACCCTCCTGAATACTTCTTTTAACGACGACGGGGAACCGATCGTAGAAAACTACGAGGATGCACTGCTTTCTTTTGTAAGAACTGGCCTTCATTTTCTTTATATGGAAGATTATCTTGTGGAGCGACCATCGCCTGAAGCTTGTGCAAAACTACGGGAGGAACTTTCGGTCCATATCAAAAGAAGAGTTGAAAACGAATATGCGATTGCAGTTTCAACTTTCTGCAATGAAGAACTCTATAAGAAACTTGATTCGTCTATAGATCATTTTACATTTAGCGACCTTCTTACCAACATGGTTCATTTTGTTAGACGATCAAAGAGATTAACGTTTAACACCTACGGCTCTAAAGGATTGAATCAATTGTTAAAAAAAGGAATCAATAGACTTAGTCGCGTGGCTCGTCACGGAAGGTCCGGAATCGTTTCCCGCTTAGCAACGCTTCCGATGTTAAGTTTATATTCTCTGTACAGATTATTTTTCATTAATAAGAATAAGGATTAG
- the hisH gene encoding imidazole glycerol phosphate synthase subunit HisH, whose product MKIPDVSVIDYGVGNLLSVCRAFEYFGAKVEATSDPEIILSSPHVVLPGVGAFADGMNELERQGLVPIVKKVASNGTPLLGICLGMQMLLEESEEFGITAGLGLVAGKVVPVPDKTIDGKMQKIPHIGWNELKFDIDSDNEKPNLLKNVQPGDSVYFVHSFMAMPQDLTNIVAHCNYGGRTVTAVIRNKNVHGCQFHPEKSGAVGLNILRGFLTL is encoded by the coding sequence ATGAAAATACCTGATGTTTCCGTAATCGATTATGGCGTTGGAAATCTCCTCAGTGTTTGTAGAGCCTTTGAATACTTTGGAGCTAAGGTAGAGGCAACATCCGATCCTGAAATTATTCTTTCTTCTCCTCACGTTGTATTGCCTGGAGTGGGCGCGTTCGCTGACGGCATGAATGAATTAGAGCGTCAAGGTTTGGTTCCAATCGTTAAAAAAGTAGCTTCAAATGGGACGCCATTGTTAGGGATTTGTTTGGGAATGCAGATGTTATTGGAGGAAAGCGAGGAGTTTGGAATCACTGCCGGTCTTGGTTTGGTTGCTGGTAAAGTCGTCCCGGTTCCCGATAAAACGATCGATGGAAAAATGCAAAAAATTCCGCATATCGGTTGGAACGAATTAAAATTCGATATTGATAGCGATAATGAAAAACCGAATCTACTCAAGAACGTTCAGCCCGGTGATTCAGTTTACTTTGTTCATTCCTTTATGGCGATGCCGCAAGATCTGACGAACATAGTAGCTCATTGTAATTATGGAGGTCGAACGGTGACTGCGGTGATAAGAAATAAGAATGTTCACGGATGTCAGTTTCATCCCGAAAAAAGTGGGGCAGTGGGTCTTAATATCTTAAGAGGTTTTTTAACCTTATGA
- a CDS encoding Gfo/Idh/MocA family protein yields MSSNSKAIFCKVAFVGAGYMATEHIKAFRDISGVELCGIYSRTKSRADILAKEFGIPKVVDSVASLYKETNADIVVVSVPELSAKSVILECFQFPWLSLIEKPVGYNYGEANAIVKVAHELKREAYVALNRRHYSSTYNTLQELNRIDEPRFIHVQDQEDLIAAKNFGQPDLVLENWMYANSIHLIDYFSIFGRGRIIQIDPLFHWDKDNPTFVAAKILFDSGDLGIYQAVWNAPGPWAVSVTTHSKRFELRPLEQASIQLNGQRTLESIPIHEWDVQFKPGLRRQAEMVVKAFKNQEHSLPSLVDALESMRVVHEIYGVE; encoded by the coding sequence ATGAGTTCAAATTCTAAAGCAATATTTTGCAAGGTTGCTTTCGTCGGCGCCGGCTACATGGCTACCGAGCATATTAAGGCTTTTCGGGATATTTCAGGAGTGGAATTGTGCGGAATTTATAGCCGTACGAAAAGTCGTGCCGATATCCTTGCGAAAGAGTTTGGTATTCCTAAAGTCGTTGATTCGGTTGCTTCTCTCTATAAAGAAACGAATGCGGATATAGTCGTCGTTTCAGTTCCCGAGTTATCCGCGAAATCGGTCATTTTGGAATGCTTTCAATTCCCTTGGCTCTCTTTGATAGAAAAACCTGTAGGATATAATTATGGAGAGGCGAATGCTATTGTGAAGGTCGCACACGAATTAAAGAGAGAGGCTTACGTTGCTCTTAATCGAAGGCACTATTCGAGTACATACAATACTCTTCAGGAATTAAATCGAATAGATGAACCGAGATTTATTCACGTTCAAGATCAGGAAGATTTGATAGCGGCTAAAAATTTCGGTCAACCCGATTTAGTCCTAGAAAATTGGATGTATGCGAATTCAATTCATCTAATAGACTATTTTTCAATTTTTGGTCGGGGAAGAATTATTCAAATCGATCCTCTATTTCATTGGGATAAGGACAATCCCACTTTTGTTGCCGCAAAGATTTTATTTGATTCCGGCGATCTCGGAATCTATCAAGCGGTATGGAATGCTCCTGGGCCTTGGGCTGTTTCAGTAACCACTCATTCGAAACGATTTGAGTTGCGGCCGCTTGAACAGGCGTCGATACAGTTAAATGGTCAGAGAACTTTGGAATCAATTCCTATACACGAATGGGATGTACAATTTAAACCTGGATTGCGAAGACAGGCTGAGATGGTAGTCAAAGCGTTCAAAAACCAAGAACACTCTCTCCCATCTCTGGTGGATGCCTTGGAATCAATGCGAGTAGTCCATGAAATCTATGGAGTAGAATAG
- a CDS encoding N-acetyl sugar amidotransferase encodes MEKKDLIKKYNLPSEVKFCVKCTVSNQRPRITFDEKGVCSACNYAEYKRKHIDWNLREKELHELCNRYRKNNGEYDVIVPCSGGKDGSFVAHQLKYKYNMNPLTVTWAPLKATEIGRKNLDAFIASGFDNILGTPNGKVTRRLTHLAFQFLGDPFQPFIYGQTNFPLHMAVKYSVSLIMYGENGEVEYGGDMKNAFRPDRDIQDHDKHYFSGLPPEFWTEHGVSEVDLKPFVAPKFDDIKKNNTQIHFFGYYKFWDPQENFYYCKEHTGFSPNTERSEGTYSKYASLDDSIDGFHYYLSYIKFGIGRATSDAAHEIRDSKITREEGIALVQKYDGEFPKKYFKDFLEYCSITEDEFNEVIDSWRSDHIWKKQDGVWNLKKPVWV; translated from the coding sequence ATGGAAAAGAAAGATTTAATAAAAAAATATAATTTACCTTCGGAAGTAAAATTTTGCGTAAAATGTACGGTTTCAAATCAACGTCCTAGAATTACGTTTGATGAGAAAGGAGTTTGTTCCGCATGTAATTACGCGGAATATAAAAGAAAGCACATCGATTGGAATCTCAGAGAGAAGGAATTGCATGAGCTTTGCAACCGGTACAGAAAAAATAATGGTGAGTATGATGTAATTGTACCTTGTAGCGGTGGGAAGGATGGCAGTTTTGTCGCGCATCAGCTGAAATATAAGTACAACATGAATCCGTTAACCGTCACATGGGCCCCACTAAAGGCGACAGAAATCGGTCGTAAAAACTTAGACGCATTTATTGCATCAGGATTTGATAATATTCTTGGTACACCGAACGGGAAGGTCACACGTAGATTAACCCACCTTGCTTTTCAGTTTTTAGGTGATCCTTTTCAGCCTTTTATTTATGGGCAAACAAATTTTCCATTACATATGGCAGTAAAGTATAGTGTTTCGTTGATCATGTATGGAGAGAATGGGGAAGTTGAATATGGCGGAGATATGAAGAATGCGTTTCGTCCGGACCGTGATATTCAGGATCACGATAAACATTATTTTTCCGGACTTCCTCCTGAGTTTTGGACTGAGCATGGCGTAAGCGAAGTCGATTTAAAGCCGTTCGTAGCGCCAAAATTTGATGATATCAAGAAGAATAATACTCAAATTCATTTCTTTGGTTATTATAAATTTTGGGATCCGCAGGAAAACTTTTACTATTGTAAGGAGCATACTGGTTTTTCTCCAAATACTGAGCGTTCGGAAGGAACTTATTCGAAATACGCTAGTTTAGATGATAGCATAGACGGCTTTCACTATTATTTGAGTTATATCAAATTTGGAATCGGCCGCGCCACATCTGATGCGGCGCATGAAATCAGAGACTCAAAGATTACCCGAGAAGAAGGAATTGCATTAGTTCAAAAATATGACGGTGAGTTTCCTAAAAAATATTTCAAGGACTTCCTTGAATATTGTTCTATTACCGAAGACGAATTCAATGAAGTCATTGATAGCTGGCGCTCCGATCACATTTGGAAAAAGCAGGATGGTGTTTGGAATTTGAAAAAACCCGTATGGGTTTAA